The Virgibacillus siamensis sequence TTTATGAGTGCCATATCCCTGGGCGTGAGAATCATGGTTACTTCCTTTTCCTCTCCAGCTTTAAGAGACATCTTTTTGAACCCTTTTAACTGCCATTTTGGAATAACTACTGATGATTCCACGTCTTTTACGTACATTTGTATGACTTCCTCTGAATTCTTTGGACCTGTGTTTTTCACATTGACTGTAAACGAAATCGATTCCCCTGATTTAATTTGTGAAGGGCTTTCACCTGAATTCTTATAAGAAAAAGTAGTGTAACTTAACCCATAACCAAATGGATATAAAGCTTCATGCTGCATGTAACGATAGGTCCTGTTTTTCATGGAATAGTCGCTGAAAGCCGGTAATTCTTCTGTACTCTTGTAAAATGTTATTGGAAGCTTTCCGGAGGGACTATACTCACCAAAGAGTAAAGAAGCAATAGCCCTTCCACCCTGAGCGCCTGGATACCAAGCCTGAATGATTGCTGCCACATGCTGATCAGCCCAGTTTAATGCCATTGCACTTCCGGAAAGTTGAACTAAAATGACAGGTTTTCCTGTTGCATAAATCGTTTCCAGTAATTCATGCTGAAGACCCGGCAGTTCCAAATTCTTTTTATCTCCACTGCCAAACGCATTTGATTCGTGCATTTCTTCCCCTTCAATGGTTGCGTCAAGACCTAAACAAACAACAACTATATCGGAATGCTCGGCTGCCGATATTGCTTCAGCAAATCTGTCTTTAGGATGGTCCAAAGCACTCTTTTTCTTGGTATAAAGCTCACATCCTTCAGCGTAATAAACTCTTGCCTTACCTTTTACAGCTTCTCGTATCCCTTCTAAAACGGTTACATATTCAGATGCGGTCCCTTCATAATTTCCTGCCAGTGCCGCTCTGCTGTCTGCATTTGGGCCAATCACAGCAATTTTCTTTATTCCCTCTTTATCCAATGGCAAAGTTTTTTCTTCATTTTTTAGCAGGACCATACTTTTCTTGGATACTTCCAACGCAACCCTATTATGCTCCGGACAGTCATTAACCTCATACGGAATAGATGTATAAGGAACAGTTTCCGGGTCATCAAACATCCCCAGTTTCATGCGGGTCATCATCAGTCTGGTTACAGCTTTGTCTATTGCCGCTTCGGAAATCAGGCCTTCATCATAAGCACTTATCAGATATTTGTACATGGAGCCACAATTGAGGTCACAGCCATTGTTAAGTGCGTAGGCTGCTGATTCCAGTTTCGAATTTGTCACACGATGTCTTTCATGGAAATCTACGACAGCCCAACAATCGGAAACAACGTGCCCTCGAAAACCCCATTCGTTTCTTAAAATCCGTTCCAATAATGTTTCACTGCCGCAACAAGGTTCACCATTCACACGATTGTATGAACCCATAACCGATTCAACCTGCCCATCTATGACACTATCCCGGAAAGCAGGAAGATATGTTTCATATAAATCTTTGTTATTCACCACTGCATTAAATTCATGTCTTGTCTCTTCCGGGCCGCTATGAACCGCATAGTGTTTGGCACAAGCAGCAACTTTCAGATATTTTGGGTCATCCCCTTGCAGACCTTTAATATAAGCAACACCAAGTTTGCCTGTTAAATATGGATCTTCACCATATGTTTCGTGTCCACGCCCCCACCTGGGATCTCTAAAAATATTAATATTAGGTGCCCAGAATGTCAGTCCCTTATATATACCACGATCATTTTTACGAGCAAATTCATGATATTTCGCTCTTCCTTCCGCAGCAATTATTCCTGCTGTCTTGTGAATTAATTGGTCATCAAATGTTGCCGCCATACCAATTGCCTGCGGGAACATCGTAGCTACGCCCGCACGTGCAACACCGTGAATACTTTCATTCCACCAATTATATGTAGGAATTCCCAGTCTTGGAATTGCACAAGACTTGTGAATCATTTGGGAAGCCTTTTCCCTCACAGTCATTTTGGAGACAAGATCATTTGCCCGTTCTTCAAAACTTAGGTTTTCATTTTTATATGCCGGTTGCTGTTCCATTGGGAAAACCTCTTTTCATAAAAATAATTTCCTTTCTTTTAGTTTAAGCAATTGGACTTCTCCTGAACATGAACGATTCTGTTGAAAATATGAACTATATCCTTTCATATACTTGGCTTGTACATTATAATAACCATATACAATTTTGCGAAAATCTGGTGATCACATGAAAAACGAATTAATCCTTTGTGAATACTCGTACCATACCGAAAAGAAACATTT is a genomic window containing:
- a CDS encoding glycoside hydrolase family 3 C-terminal domain-containing protein, giving the protein MEQQPAYKNENLSFEERANDLVSKMTVREKASQMIHKSCAIPRLGIPTYNWWNESIHGVARAGVATMFPQAIGMAATFDDQLIHKTAGIIAAEGRAKYHEFARKNDRGIYKGLTFWAPNINIFRDPRWGRGHETYGEDPYLTGKLGVAYIKGLQGDDPKYLKVAACAKHYAVHSGPEETRHEFNAVVNNKDLYETYLPAFRDSVIDGQVESVMGSYNRVNGEPCCGSETLLERILRNEWGFRGHVVSDCWAVVDFHERHRVTNSKLESAAYALNNGCDLNCGSMYKYLISAYDEGLISEAAIDKAVTRLMMTRMKLGMFDDPETVPYTSIPYEVNDCPEHNRVALEVSKKSMVLLKNEEKTLPLDKEGIKKIAVIGPNADSRAALAGNYEGTASEYVTVLEGIREAVKGKARVYYAEGCELYTKKKSALDHPKDRFAEAISAAEHSDIVVVCLGLDATIEGEEMHESNAFGSGDKKNLELPGLQHELLETIYATGKPVILVQLSGSAMALNWADQHVAAIIQAWYPGAQGGRAIASLLFGEYSPSGKLPITFYKSTEELPAFSDYSMKNRTYRYMQHEALYPFGYGLSYTTFSYKNSGESPSQIKSGESISFTVNVKNTGPKNSEEVIQMYVKDVESSVVIPKWQLKGFKKMSLKAGEEKEVTMILTPRDMALINDDGKRVLEPGKFEVFIGGSQPDQRSLELSGTDVVKNVFEVKGKVLELEY